One region of Choristoneura fumiferana chromosome 3, NRCan_CFum_1, whole genome shotgun sequence genomic DNA includes:
- the LOC141426138 gene encoding uncharacterized protein produces MHVFSDASQAAYGACVYMKSVTQNHHVTVRLLCAKSKVSPLKPTTMPRLELCAALLAARLGRAVLDSLRYKPDRVVHWSDSTIVLAWLKNNTAQLKSFVANRVNEIIENTKPSSWRYVPTAENPADLVFARASTPVA; encoded by the coding sequence ATGCATGTTTTCAGTGATGCGTCCCAGGCCGCGTATGGTGCTTGCGTTTACATGAAGTCAGTAACACAGAACCATCATGTGACTGTGAGGCTATTGTGCGCTAAATCTAAGGTGTCACCTTTGAAGCCCACGACGATGCCGCGCCTGGAGCTGTGTGCGGCGCTGCTGGCCGCCCGGCTGGGCCGCGCCGTCCTTGACTCGCTGCGGTACAAACCTGATCGCGTAGTCCACTGGTCCGACTCCACTATAGTACTGGCCTGGCTGAAAAATAACACTGCACAATTAAAATCATTTGTAGCAAATCGTGTAAACGAAATAATAGAGAATACAAAGCCATCATCATGGCGGTACGTACCCACTGCCGAAAATCCGGCTGACCTAGTTTTCGCGCGGGCGTCGACGCCGGTCGCCTAA